A single Chitinophagales bacterium DNA region contains:
- a CDS encoding AAA family ATPase: MNKLSPKSYILPLIVITFSVLLYSFISQKICNLSIITVDSSFKYGYCLLIFTILYIFAVYLRVRYIPSIKLGYFLIVISIIYIYYRFCINDNIYLKLPNTPFYFEDVILFISILYFILYICRSKYTSSNWKKYNIDKNDFDDSELDFLKIKKLIEKDFIDYKGENSFTICLNGPYGIGKTTLLKSIYKVVKENNEVITCWFAPWLYKDKDLLTNGFLNLIEDKLSEYSGNITNQIDQLTASILKLGDNSLLDLIADKINTNSNAYELQEEIVESIKAIDKTTFVFIDDMDRLEKEEVLMVLKILRTISHFPNFVFIIGMDYKKVKDKIDEDSVYLDKFINLIYRLPNRDSNDLAKYFLNTYRNGIN; the protein is encoded by the coding sequence ATGAATAAATTATCTCCAAAGTCTTATATATTACCATTAATTGTAATAACTTTTTCAGTTTTACTCTACAGCTTTATCTCACAAAAAATCTGCAACCTTTCTATAATTACAGTTGATTCTAGCTTCAAATATGGGTATTGTCTTTTAATATTTACAATACTCTATATTTTTGCAGTATACCTTAGAGTCCGCTACATTCCATCTATAAAACTAGGATATTTTCTAATTGTTATAAGCATTATTTATATCTATTATAGGTTTTGTATCAATGACAATATTTATCTTAAACTCCCCAATACTCCTTTTTATTTTGAAGATGTAATATTATTCATTAGTATTCTATACTTTATTCTTTACATCTGTAGAAGTAAATACACCTCATCTAATTGGAAAAAATACAATATTGATAAAAATGATTTTGATGACAGTGAGTTAGATTTTCTAAAAATTAAAAAGCTAATTGAAAAGGATTTTATCGACTATAAAGGTGAAAATTCATTTACCATTTGTTTAAATGGACCTTATGGTATAGGAAAAACAACCTTGCTAAAATCTATTTATAAAGTTGTTAAGGAGAACAATGAGGTAATCACATGCTGGTTTGCTCCTTGGCTATATAAAGATAAAGATTTATTAACAAATGGATTTTTAAATTTGATTGAAGATAAGTTAAGTGAATACTCAGGAAATATTACCAACCAAATAGATCAGTTAACAGCTTCGATTTTAAAATTGGGGGATAATTCATTACTAGATTTAATCGCAGATAAAATTAATACTAACTCTAATGCATATGAATTACAGGAAGAAATTGTTGAAAGTATTAAAGCGATAGATAAAACTACATTTGTGTTTATCGACGATATGGATAGACTTGAAAAGGAAGAAGTTTTAATGGTTTTAAAAATTCTTAGAACAATTTCGCATTTCCCCAATTTTGTATTCATTATTGGAATGGACTATAAAAAGGTAAAGGATAAGATTGATGAAGATAGTGTCTATTTAGATAAATTTATAAACCTAATTTACCGACTGCCAAATAGAGATAGCAATGATTTAGCTAAATATTTTTTGAATACATATAGAAATGGAATTAACTGA